In one Sporomusa sphaeroides DSM 2875 genomic region, the following are encoded:
- a CDS encoding MotA/TolQ/ExbB proton channel family protein: protein MDFLTQSLALFHKGGPVMYLLALCSLVVVTISVERYWYYRRLSTNGVEFLERLKPLLAERNLNEAIHFCQQMPAAISQITLQGLQAYQQGDDVHRALEDAATITAARLRAYLNYLSGIVTLAPLLGLLGTVIGMIQSFSVLNIQSGQPMAITGGVGEALVATAAGLCVAVLAFVANIIFAQLLDRLVTDMEQTSAVVIASLRKWPVRRQDHEIA from the coding sequence ATGGATTTTTTGACCCAAAGTTTAGCCCTGTTTCACAAAGGCGGACCGGTAATGTATCTCTTGGCGCTTTGTTCGCTGGTGGTTGTAACCATTAGTGTGGAACGATACTGGTATTATAGGAGGTTGTCCACCAACGGGGTGGAGTTTTTGGAAAGACTTAAGCCGCTGCTGGCCGAGCGGAATCTGAACGAGGCTATACATTTTTGCCAGCAAATGCCGGCGGCAATATCCCAGATAACCTTGCAGGGGCTGCAGGCTTATCAGCAGGGGGATGATGTACATAGAGCCCTGGAGGATGCGGCTACGATTACTGCAGCACGGCTCAGAGCCTATCTTAATTATCTGAGCGGTATCGTGACACTGGCTCCTTTACTTGGTTTGCTGGGGACCGTTATTGGGATGATTCAGTCTTTTAGTGTACTTAATATCCAGTCCGGACAGCCGATGGCCATTACCGGCGGGGTCGGCGAGGCGCTGGTGGCGACTGCTGCCGGCCTGTGCGTCGCAGTGCTGGCGTTTGTCGCCAATATTATCTTTGCCCAGCTTCTGGATCGTCTGGTTACCGATATGGAACAAACCAGTGCCGTAGTTATCGCTTCGCTGCGGAAATGGCCGGTGCGGAGGCAAGATCATGAGATTGCGTAG
- a CDS encoding ExbD/TolR family protein, translating into MRLRSLRVAEQPQLMIIPMIDIIFFLLVFFMMSTLYMVEQHTMPVSLPQAAAVQQDTQRNITVTVTKDGRILFEQEELPLTLLKKRVGMEIAGQPDKVFVLRADKQVEYGQVINVLDELKMAGARRVAVAAETKAR; encoded by the coding sequence ATGAGATTGCGTAGCCTAAGGGTGGCAGAACAGCCGCAGCTGATGATTATTCCGATGATTGATATCATATTTTTTTTGCTGGTCTTTTTCATGATGAGCACATTGTACATGGTGGAGCAGCATACTATGCCGGTCAGCCTGCCCCAGGCGGCAGCCGTGCAGCAGGATACACAGCGCAATATTACTGTAACCGTCACCAAGGATGGGCGGATATTGTTTGAACAGGAAGAATTACCCCTGACGCTGCTAAAAAAGCGGGTAGGGATGGAGATAGCCGGTCAGCCTGACAAAGTATTTGTCCTCCGGGCTGATAAGCAAGTGGAATATGGTCAGGTTATTAACGTTCTGGATGAACTGAAGATGGCGGGCGCCCGCCGGGTGGCGGTAGCAGCCGAAACGAAAGCGAGGTAA